The Pandoraea vervacti DNA window CGTTTTCTTCGAGGAACCCTGCCAGACCGCGCCGTTGTTGCGGGCGTCGTCGATCGTGTCGCGGTATGCGGGCAGCGTCTCGACTTTTACGTTTTCCGGTGCAACGTCGGCCACGCTGCCCACAGGCGGATCGTCAGGCGACGCCGACACGGGCGCCGTTTGCGCGCACCCGCCAAGCAGCACCACCAGCGTCACGCCGGCGAGCGCCGTCGCACGTGCGACACCACGCTGCGCCTTGCGCATCGCGTCGGAATTCGTAATGATGCCCCGGTCCATGGCCCCGCTCCACACTGGCAAATCGTTATCGCACGCCTCAGCCCGGCATCGCCCGCCGCCATAACCGGCGGGGCCTTCGGGTGATCTCATGCGGTATCTGATCGAGGCGCGTCATGCCCGACGACCTGGGGATGTCTTGATGCATCCGTGCCGGGTCGCCCACGCGCCGTGTTGTTCATTGATGTTGGCTGGCGCGCCGTCGCCTGCGTCTGCACTCGCACGGCGAAGCGATTCGCACGCCGTGCAGCCTATCGGGCGACATACTGCCAGTAGGCGCTCATCTTACTCGTGTTATTCATAGCATGGCAATTCGCGCAATGCGCGCAGGCCCGAATCGCGTATATTGCTGGTTTCTGTCACACTGCGCCGCACCGCCTCGCGTCCCACCCATTGCGAGCCGGCGTGCGCCCGCTCACCGGAGACCGGACTCACGGTCCTGCCGACACGCCATAAGCGAAAACCACAAGCGGAACGAGTTTGCCCTGCGGCGCACGTGAACCCTGCCAACCCCTTTTTGCGACTGTCCCGATTTCCATGTCCAGCAATGCGCAAGCCCCGATCATCGTCATCGCCCCCGATTCGTTCAAAGGTTCGCTGAGTGCGCCCGAAGTAGCCCAAGCCATCGCCTCCGGTATTGCGCGTGTGCTGCCGCAGGCCGATCTGCGCCTGCGTCCGATGGCCGACGGTGGCGAAGGCACGCTCGACGCCCTGCTCTCTGCGGGCGGACGCCGCGTGCCCTTGTCGGTGCGCGGTGCGGGCAGCGCCTCGGTGACGGCTGAGTACGGCGTCATGCCGGACGGCACGGGCGTGCTGGAAAGCGCCAACGTCGTGAGCATCACCGATCCGGTCGGCATGCAGACGCCGGTGGCCGAACGCTCGACGCTGGGACTGGGCGAGTTGCTGCGCGCTTTGCTCGATACGGGCGCGCGCCGCGTGCTGATCGGTCTGGGCGGCAGCAGCACGAACGATGGCGGCGCGGGTCTGCTTGTCGGGCTGGGCGCACGCCTGCTCGATGAGGCCGGCGCGGAAGTCCAACCGGTGCCGGCCGCACTGCATCGCGTGGCGTCGATCGATCTGAACGGACTCGACGCCCGCCTGAAGGATTGCGAACTGATCGCCATGTCGGACGTGAACAACCCGCTCAATGGCAAGCAAGGCGCGACGGCAATCTTCGGGCCGCAAAAGGGCGTGAGCGAAGCGCAGGTCGAACCGCTCGACCGCGCCATCGCGCATTTCGCCGGCCATGCGCATCGTGCGTTCAACGCCAGTGAAGCCGCGAGCCGCGCAGGCGCCGGTGCGGCGGGCGGGCTGGGTTTCGCGTTGCATCTGCTCGGCGCGCAGTTCCGCTCCGGTGCGGAAGTGGTGGCCGAGCGCGTGGGGCTGCCGCAAGCCGTGCAAGGCGCCGACTGGCTGATTACCGGCGAAGGTCGCAGCGATGGCCAGACGCTGTCGGGTAAGACGCCGATGATCGCCGCACAGGTCGCCATCAAGGCCGGCGCCACGGCGTCGCTGCTCTCGGGCGCGATCGACCGCAGCGCGCTGGAGAGCCTCTCACGCGTGTTCTCCGGGTGCTTCTCGCTGACGTTCGGTCCGACCACGCTGGAAAAGGCTATCGCCGACGCCGCCGGCTTGCTCGCCGACAGCGCGGAACAGATGACGCGTCTGCGTTATACGCATAAGGGTTGACGCGCAGGCGGTAGCGCAGAGATTTCCCATTCGACTCGCGGATCGTGACGACCGATCACGATCCGCAGAAAGTCGGCGGCCTGTTCGTTGTCCGCATGCAGTGGCGCCCGCGTCACCTGTGCGGATGTCATGCGTGTCGGCGCGTCACACCATCAAATCGACAAACTGGTGCACGGGCATGGCTTCGAGCCGTTGCCGGTCCAGTGCCACGTCGAGAATGCGGGCCTGCGCGCGGGCGGCAAAGCGCCGGGCGAGGTTCGTTTTGAATTTCTCCACGAGCAACGGGATCCCCTCGTCGCGACGCCGCTTGTGACCGATCGGATATTCGACGAGCACCTCATCGAGTGCAGTGCCGTCGTTCAGGACGACGCTCAGGCCATTGGCAATCGAGCGCTTGTTGGGATCGTGATAGTCGCGCGTGAACTGCGGGTCCTCCTCGCACACGATCTTCGCCCGTAAGGCATCGATACGGGGATCGGCGGCCACATCGTCCTCGTAGTCCGCCGCCGTCAATCGGCCAAACAGCAACGGCACGGCCACCATGTACTGAATGCAGTGATCGCGATCGGCCGGATTGGCGAGCGGCCCCTGCTTGTCGATGATGCGAATGGCCGCCGCGTGCGTGCGAATCTTCACCGAACGGATGTCCTGCGCGCTGCGTCCCATCGCCGCCAGTTGACGGTGCAGCGTCATCGCCGCCTCGGCCGCCGTCTGCGCATGAAACTCGGCGGGAAACGCGATCTTGAACAGCACGTTCTCCATCACATACGACCCGTAAGGTCGCTGGAACACGAACGGCTTGCCTTTGAAGAGCACGTCGTAGAAGCCCCACGTCCTGGCCGTCAACACCGACGGGTAGCCCATCTCGCCCGCGCGCGCCATGAGCGCCAGACGCACGGCGCGACTCGTGGCGTCGCCCGCCGCCCACGACTTTCGGCTGCCGGTGTTCGGTGCATGCCGGTAGGTCCGCAGGCTTTGACCGTCGACAAAGGCCAGCGAAAGCGCGTTGATCAGTTCGTCGCGCGACAACCCCAGCATCTCGCCGACGACCGCCGTCGACGCGACCTTGACCAGCACCACATGATCGAGCCCGACCTGATTGAACGAATTCTCCAGCGCCAGACAGCCCTGAATTTCATGCGCCTTGATCATCGCCGCAAGCACGTGACGCATCGTCAGCGGCGGCTGTGCCTGCGCAATCGCCGTACGCGAGAGCCAGTCGGCCGTCATGAGAATGCCGCCGAGGTTGTCAGACGGGTGCCCCCATTCGGCGGCGAGCCACGTGTCGTTGAAATCGAGCCAGCGGATCATCGCGCCCAGACTGAACGCCGCCTGCACCGGATCGAGCTGATACGGCGTGCCGGGCACCTTCGCGCCGTTCGGAACGATGGTGCCCGGCACGATGGGGCCGAGCAGCTTGGTACACGCGGGATACGACAGCGCTTCGAAACCGCATCCGAGCGTGTCGATGAGACAGTAGCGCGCGGTCTCGAAGGCGAGATCGCTGCC harbors:
- a CDS encoding glycerate kinase, which gives rise to MSSNAQAPIIVIAPDSFKGSLSAPEVAQAIASGIARVLPQADLRLRPMADGGEGTLDALLSAGGRRVPLSVRGAGSASVTAEYGVMPDGTGVLESANVVSITDPVGMQTPVAERSTLGLGELLRALLDTGARRVLIGLGGSSTNDGGAGLLVGLGARLLDEAGAEVQPVPAALHRVASIDLNGLDARLKDCELIAMSDVNNPLNGKQGATAIFGPQKGVSEAQVEPLDRAIAHFAGHAHRAFNASEAASRAGAGAAGGLGFALHLLGAQFRSGAEVVAERVGLPQAVQGADWLITGEGRSDGQTLSGKTPMIAAQVAIKAGATASLLSGAIDRSALESLSRVFSGCFSLTFGPTTLEKAIADAAGLLADSAEQMTRLRYTHKG
- a CDS encoding bifunctional 2-methylcitrate dehydratase/aconitate hydratase yields the protein MLSDIADYVLTYEIGSDLAFETARYCLIDTLGCGFEALSYPACTKLLGPIVPGTIVPNGAKVPGTPYQLDPVQAAFSLGAMIRWLDFNDTWLAAEWGHPSDNLGGILMTADWLSRTAIAQAQPPLTMRHVLAAMIKAHEIQGCLALENSFNQVGLDHVVLVKVASTAVVGEMLGLSRDELINALSLAFVDGQSLRTYRHAPNTGSRKSWAAGDATSRAVRLALMARAGEMGYPSVLTARTWGFYDVLFKGKPFVFQRPYGSYVMENVLFKIAFPAEFHAQTAAEAAMTLHRQLAAMGRSAQDIRSVKIRTHAAAIRIIDKQGPLANPADRDHCIQYMVAVPLLFGRLTAADYEDDVAADPRIDALRAKIVCEEDPQFTRDYHDPNKRSIANGLSVVLNDGTALDEVLVEYPIGHKRRRDEGIPLLVEKFKTNLARRFAARAQARILDVALDRQRLEAMPVHQFVDLMV